The Chloroflexota bacterium genome has a window encoding:
- a CDS encoding glutathione S-transferase N-terminal domain-containing protein yields the protein MQPDGSQSKSAAATPAPNAVQIFSKAGCPYTRALRRKLEHDGLPYVEYDVLQEPDMLQRMLALNGGQRKVPTIVMGEQVIIGFHGS from the coding sequence ATGCAACCAGACGGTTCACAGAGCAAAAGTGCAGCCGCGACGCCAGCGCCAAATGCGGTCCAGATCTTTAGCAAAGCTGGATGTCCTTATACCCGTGCCCTAAGGCGCAAGCTGGAACATGATGGCCTGCCTTATGTAGAGTATGATGTGCTCCAAGAGCCGGATATGCTCCAGCGAATGTTAGCCTTGAACGGCGGGCAACGGAAGGTGCCCACTATCGTAATGGGCGAGCAAGTCATCATTGGGTTCCATGGCTCCTGA
- a CDS encoding gluconokinase: protein MLIGLDLGTTNCKAVALTADGCVVASASSSYSLQSPHPGWAAQDVREVWRGVVETIRTLAVKLDRRQLHGLCLSGAMHSLFPVDKEASPLALAMTWADNRALSYVPALRAQTDPYALYQRTGCPLRSTYHPVRLQWWLRESVCQGASRFVAIKDWVLHRLTGIWATDLSLASTTGLLNLEHLDWDAEALGLAGVTPDQLPPLISPAAVVGELNQQVASEMGLPRGLPVVAGASDGGLANLGAGAVSPGQVVVSIGTSGAIRKIVPQPQFDVAERTWCYFLVDGRWFAGGSINNGGLALQWIRERFYPELPAELGYQQLLEDASTAPAGAGGVLVLPYFSGERNPHWNPTVRAVIYGLSLEHTRAHVARATLEGVAFCLADVWEALAGGDQGEEPVRLTGAVVRSPVWIQILADVLRIPLMPVEVPDASALGAAMLGHWALGNMKTLGASQAPRVSTAFMPNPEQCAFYASRHRVFQKLYRLLE, encoded by the coding sequence TTGCTGATCGGTCTTGATTTGGGCACGACCAATTGCAAAGCTGTGGCATTGACTGCCGATGGATGTGTTGTTGCCAGCGCGTCCAGTTCATACAGCCTGCAATCGCCTCATCCCGGTTGGGCAGCGCAAGATGTGCGCGAAGTTTGGCGTGGCGTAGTAGAGACCATACGTACTTTAGCGGTAAAGCTGGATCGAAGGCAGCTCCATGGCCTTTGCCTCAGTGGCGCCATGCATAGCTTATTTCCTGTTGATAAAGAGGCTAGCCCGCTGGCCTTGGCGATGACCTGGGCTGATAACCGTGCTTTGTCCTATGTGCCTGCTCTGCGTGCCCAGACTGACCCCTATGCCTTGTATCAGCGCACTGGGTGTCCACTGCGCTCTACTTATCATCCTGTACGTTTGCAGTGGTGGCTGCGGGAATCGGTATGCCAAGGAGCTTCGCGCTTTGTTGCCATCAAGGACTGGGTACTGCATCGTTTGACTGGTATCTGGGCTACCGACTTGAGCTTAGCTTCTACTACGGGGCTGCTCAATCTCGAACATCTGGATTGGGATGCGGAAGCGCTGGGTCTGGCTGGAGTGACACCTGATCAGTTGCCACCCCTCATCTCACCTGCAGCAGTGGTCGGAGAATTGAATCAGCAGGTGGCGAGTGAGATGGGCTTGCCACGAGGCTTGCCCGTGGTAGCGGGGGCTAGCGATGGAGGCTTGGCAAATCTAGGTGCTGGGGCTGTATCCCCTGGGCAGGTTGTGGTTTCCATCGGCACCAGTGGTGCCATCCGCAAAATCGTTCCGCAGCCGCAGTTTGACGTCGCTGAGCGCACCTGGTGTTATTTTCTCGTGGACGGACGTTGGTTTGCCGGTGGGTCCATCAACAATGGTGGACTGGCATTGCAGTGGATACGCGAGAGGTTCTACCCTGAGCTGCCCGCGGAGCTAGGGTATCAGCAGCTGCTGGAGGATGCGTCTACGGCCCCTGCTGGTGCTGGCGGTGTGCTGGTATTGCCTTATTTCAGTGGTGAGCGCAATCCACACTGGAACCCTACGGTGCGGGCAGTCATCTATGGCTTGAGTCTAGAGCATACTCGTGCGCATGTGGCACGCGCCACTTTAGAGGGAGTAGCCTTTTGTCTGGCGGATGTCTGGGAAGCCCTCGCGGGGGGAGACCAAGGAGAGGAACCAGTGCGGCTCACTGGAGCTGTTGTCCGTTCTCCCGTATGGATACAGATTCTGGCAGATGTGCTGCGCATCCCTCTCATGCCAGTGGAGGTGCCTGATGCATCCGCCCTTGGCGCAGCAATGCTCGGCCATTGGGCCTTGGGAAACATGAAGACCCTTGGGGCTTCGCAAGCCCCAAGGGTCTCTACTGCTTTCATGCCCAATCCAGAACAGTGCGCCTTTTATGCCTCAAGGCATCGGGTATTTCAGAAACTGTACCGCCTTCTAGAATAG
- a CDS encoding alpha-glucosidase has protein sequence MTRLKWWQKAVFYQIYPRSFADGNGDGIGDFPGMIERLDYLQDLGIDAIWLSPHYPSPQYDCGYDVSDYTGVAPEYGTMADFQRFLDGAHQRGIRVILDLVLNHTSHLHPWFVESRSSRDNPKRDWYIWRDGKDGQPPNNWYSAFGGPAWEYDPTTGQYYYHYFLKQQPDLNWHNPAVKEAMWKVVRFWLERGIDGFRLDAIGTIFEDLAMPDHSVKMSQVELYHALRNAKTAEERARLLEQQDEFYVHQVDQPETHELMRELRALVDEYPERMLVGEDDDIAYYGDGQNELHLLFNFPLMRTDRITPAWVRANQKERLNALPPGAWPCNTLGNHDTDRLYSHFGDGRNDAEIARLCAALMLTLRGTPFLYYGEEIGMTDLLLTDVCQFRDLLGVIVYQVETEILGTPPDEAVIYAARIGRDKCRTPMQWANAPNAGFSPLGVQTWLPVNPNYAHGVNVADELADPDSLLNFYRRLLRVRKQTPALIAGEYVPLHEDAQDYLAFLRSSESDGQSCLVVLNMSNKSHVLSFDVPAMTARVIFSSRSRGNPIDTLTHLPIAPFEVYIGELT, from the coding sequence ATGACCCGGTTGAAATGGTGGCAAAAGGCAGTCTTCTATCAGATTTACCCCCGAAGTTTTGCTGATGGCAATGGAGATGGCATTGGAGATTTTCCAGGGATGATTGAGCGCCTGGATTATCTGCAGGATCTGGGCATTGATGCCATCTGGTTATCGCCGCATTATCCATCCCCCCAGTACGACTGCGGGTATGATGTGAGCGACTATACCGGAGTTGCTCCGGAATATGGCACGATGGCGGACTTTCAGCGCTTTCTGGACGGAGCGCATCAACGTGGCATCCGGGTCATCTTGGACCTGGTGTTGAACCACACTTCACACTTGCACCCGTGGTTTGTCGAGTCTCGGTCCAGCCGAGATAATCCCAAGCGAGACTGGTATATATGGCGTGATGGTAAGGATGGGCAGCCTCCCAACAATTGGTACTCTGCGTTCGGAGGTCCAGCATGGGAATATGACCCCACCACTGGCCAGTATTATTACCACTATTTCTTAAAACAGCAGCCTGATCTCAATTGGCATAATCCAGCGGTCAAGGAAGCGATGTGGAAAGTCGTGCGCTTCTGGCTGGAGCGAGGCATAGATGGCTTTCGCCTAGATGCCATTGGCACTATCTTTGAAGATCTGGCGATGCCAGACCACAGTGTCAAGATGTCGCAGGTGGAGTTGTATCATGCTTTACGTAACGCCAAAACTGCAGAAGAACGGGCCAGGCTTTTGGAGCAGCAGGATGAGTTCTATGTACATCAAGTTGATCAGCCCGAAACGCATGAATTGATGCGTGAGTTGAGGGCGCTTGTTGATGAGTACCCAGAGCGCATGCTAGTGGGTGAAGATGATGATATTGCCTACTATGGAGATGGGCAGAACGAACTTCATCTCCTGTTTAATTTTCCGTTGATGCGGACGGATCGCATAACCCCAGCCTGGGTGAGAGCGAATCAGAAGGAGCGACTGAATGCGTTACCTCCAGGTGCATGGCCATGCAATACGCTGGGCAATCACGATACAGACCGGCTGTACAGCCATTTTGGCGATGGGCGGAACGATGCCGAGATAGCGAGGCTGTGTGCAGCACTCATGCTTACCCTCCGTGGTACGCCCTTTCTCTATTACGGTGAGGAGATCGGCATGACCGATTTGTTGCTCACGGACGTGTGCCAGTTCCGGGATTTGCTCGGAGTTATCGTGTACCAAGTGGAGACAGAGATTCTAGGGACTCCGCCGGATGAGGCTGTGATTTATGCCGCACGCATTGGTCGGGACAAGTGTCGCACACCAATGCAGTGGGCGAATGCTCCTAATGCTGGTTTCAGTCCCCTTGGCGTGCAGACCTGGCTGCCAGTGAACCCCAACTATGCTCATGGTGTTAACGTTGCGGATGAACTGGCGGATCCTGATTCGCTGCTGAATTTCTACCGGCGGTTGTTGCGAGTGCGCAAGCAAACTCCAGCGCTTATCGCTGGCGAGTATGTACCCTTGCATGAGGATGCCCAGGACTATTTGGCCTTTCTGCGCAGCAGCGAGAGCGATGGACAGAGTTGCCTGGTAGTGCTGAATATGTCTAACAAGTCACATGTGCTGAGTTTTGATGTGCCTGCAATGACAGCACGCGTGATTTTCTCTAGCCGCTCACGAGGCAACCCTATTGACACGCTAACGCATCTTCCCATCGCGCCTTTTGAAGTGTACATAGGTGAATTGACATAA
- a CDS encoding alpha/beta hydrolase, translating into MRENIELVGNVGRLAAHFYLPEGTPPFPTVVLCHGITSCKENYADIAQFLQGEGFAVLAYDCRGHGQSEGALDGQAWQDVGTILSYLQSRLEVDSGRIALVGSSMGAHNGLRAAAEYPSLRTVVAFCTAAGEQLKSGLLNADYWHWIHLSGGKVRVTLPDYLLYLESADIFDLPARIRPRPIFFIHACDDEFVPYTVSERLYALASEDSRLWLLDSGGHTGPRHDPQVQREVAEWLHDKLEH; encoded by the coding sequence ATGCGGGAAAACATAGAACTTGTAGGGAATGTCGGTCGTCTGGCGGCTCATTTCTACTTGCCAGAGGGCACGCCGCCTTTTCCCACCGTGGTGCTATGCCATGGGATTACTAGTTGCAAAGAAAATTATGCTGACATCGCGCAATTCCTCCAAGGAGAGGGCTTTGCTGTGCTGGCCTATGATTGCCGTGGGCATGGGCAGAGCGAGGGTGCATTGGATGGCCAGGCCTGGCAGGATGTGGGCACGATCTTGTCCTATCTGCAGAGCCGGCTCGAGGTAGACAGCGGGCGCATTGCATTGGTTGGATCGAGCATGGGCGCGCACAACGGACTGCGTGCTGCTGCCGAGTATCCGTCTTTGCGCACAGTAGTTGCTTTCTGCACCGCTGCCGGGGAGCAACTCAAATCTGGGCTGCTCAATGCTGACTACTGGCATTGGATCCATCTCTCCGGCGGGAAGGTGCGCGTGACCTTACCGGATTATTTGCTCTATCTAGAGAGTGCGGATATCTTTGACCTGCCGGCACGCATCAGACCACGTCCCATTTTCTTCATCCACGCCTGCGACGATGAATTCGTCCCATATACGGTCAGCGAACGCTTGTATGCGCTTGCCAGTGAAGATAGCCGTCTATGGTTGCTGGATAGCGGCGGGCACACTGGCCCACGCCATGACCCCCAGGTGCAACGCGAGGTGGCGGAGTGGCTGCATGATAAATTGGAGCATTGA
- a CDS encoding Gfo/Idh/MocA family oxidoreductase, producing MTKKMNIGLIGLGYIGKIHTIAYRDIPFCFPKSPVVANLVAVLRSRLDSEEEAMNSFALATTDQAKFYAQPLDIVDICSPNYLHRQHAQRALESGLAVYCEKPLACTLEDARAMADLAESTGALTHVAYVLRYLPAIRQMKALIDAGEVGEVFHFRARMFHSGYLDYERPMSWRLRRAQAGGGAFMDLGAHLVDLTHYLLGGIVTVRAAMRTFICERCTTPGSEKREPVDVDDWALCTLELASGAVGVLEVTRMAAGAEDATEFEVYGNKGALLFQVREPNFAYLYDLRRQQWIRGTMNLPPIPGERPIEQIWPSAKYSQGHMTNAHLAAAYDFILNVAEKKPSQVDFRAGAAAQEVIEAAYISAAHGGELIRLPL from the coding sequence ATGACGAAGAAGATGAACATTGGACTCATTGGACTGGGATATATTGGCAAGATTCACACTATCGCCTATCGCGACATACCATTTTGCTTCCCAAAATCACCAGTGGTGGCTAATCTCGTAGCAGTGCTCCGCTCGCGGTTAGACAGCGAAGAAGAAGCGATGAATAGCTTTGCCCTTGCCACAACCGACCAGGCCAAATTCTATGCTCAGCCCTTGGATATTGTGGACATATGTTCGCCTAATTACCTGCACCGTCAACATGCTCAAAGGGCGTTGGAGTCAGGTCTTGCCGTATATTGTGAGAAGCCGCTAGCCTGCACGCTTGAGGATGCCCGTGCTATGGCCGACCTGGCCGAGAGCACGGGAGCGCTAACTCACGTGGCCTATGTGCTGCGTTACTTGCCTGCCATACGCCAAATGAAAGCACTCATTGACGCAGGCGAGGTCGGTGAGGTTTTCCACTTTCGTGCCCGCATGTTTCACAGCGGCTATTTGGACTACGAGCGCCCAATGTCTTGGCGTTTGCGACGGGCACAGGCTGGAGGCGGCGCTTTTATGGATCTGGGCGCTCATCTGGTAGATTTGACCCACTATCTGTTGGGTGGTATTGTGACGGTGCGGGCTGCCATGCGTACCTTCATCTGCGAGCGTTGCACCACACCAGGCAGTGAAAAAAGAGAGCCAGTGGACGTAGATGATTGGGCACTCTGCACATTGGAACTTGCCAGCGGCGCAGTGGGCGTGCTCGAAGTCACACGCATGGCTGCCGGTGCAGAGGACGCAACTGAGTTCGAGGTCTATGGCAATAAAGGGGCCCTGCTCTTCCAAGTACGTGAACCCAACTTTGCCTATCTTTATGACCTGCGTCGGCAACAGTGGATAAGAGGAACCATGAACCTACCGCCTATTCCTGGAGAGCGTCCCATCGAGCAGATTTGGCCAAGTGCCAAATACTCCCAGGGTCATATGACCAATGCCCACCTGGCAGCTGCCTACGATTTTATCCTCAATGTGGCGGAGAAGAAACCCTCTCAAGTTGATTTCCGGGCTGGTGCCGCCGCACAAGAAGTGATTGAGGCAGCCTATATCTCTGCTGCACACGGAGGCGAGTTGATCCGCTTGCCATTATAA
- the nagA gene encoding N-acetylglucosamine-6-phosphate deacetylase: MAMVLYYATVFTPTEVIERGAVVISDDGRIAYVGPMEGAPRADGLRMDMRGRIVVPGFIDVHVHGGKGIDFETPGQLAEDLRAYSEWVACTGVTGFLCSISAPSAEELVQMVRAYADVLDAGMSGAEALGLHLEGPYLSKEKKGAFNPAWLRQPAMEEAETVLQAGRGWIRQMTLAPELPGAQEIAARFRAAGVVVSLGHTNADYELASAALRGNFTHVTHTFNAQRGFQHREPGVFGAILTSDEVTAELIADTVHVHPGAMKMLIRCLGTDRVVLITDAMPGAGLPDGTYELVGHVVTVKDGIATLADGTLAGSTATLNQCVRNVRQKVGVPLPEAVKMASLNPARAMGFSDRLGSIAVGKDASLSVIDEQVNVYMTLVKGRIVYSGF, from the coding sequence ATGGCAATGGTGCTTTACTATGCAACGGTGTTTACCCCGACAGAGGTCATCGAGCGTGGGGCCGTAGTTATTTCCGATGACGGCCGCATCGCTTACGTAGGGCCAATGGAAGGGGCACCCCGTGCGGATGGACTGCGTATGGACATGCGTGGTCGCATTGTCGTCCCAGGCTTTATAGACGTGCATGTACACGGTGGTAAGGGCATCGATTTTGAGACGCCTGGGCAATTGGCAGAAGACTTGCGTGCCTATTCTGAGTGGGTAGCCTGCACCGGAGTGACCGGTTTTCTGTGCTCTATTTCCGCTCCTTCTGCGGAGGAATTGGTGCAAATGGTGCGTGCCTATGCTGATGTGTTGGACGCGGGCATGTCTGGCGCAGAAGCCTTGGGGCTGCATCTAGAAGGCCCATATTTAAGCAAGGAGAAAAAGGGAGCGTTTAACCCAGCCTGGCTGCGTCAGCCAGCGATGGAGGAAGCGGAGACGGTGTTGCAGGCTGGGCGTGGCTGGATTCGCCAGATGACTCTGGCGCCAGAACTGCCTGGCGCCCAAGAAATAGCGGCACGCTTCCGTGCCGCAGGAGTGGTCGTCTCGTTAGGACATACGAACGCTGATTACGAATTGGCTAGTGCTGCCTTGCGGGGCAATTTTACTCACGTCACTCATACTTTTAACGCGCAGCGTGGCTTTCAACATCGCGAGCCAGGCGTTTTCGGAGCTATTTTGACCTCTGACGAAGTGACCGCAGAACTCATTGCCGATACAGTGCATGTCCATCCTGGGGCAATGAAAATGCTGATCCGCTGCCTGGGTACCGATCGCGTTGTGCTCATTACGGATGCCATGCCTGGAGCTGGTTTGCCCGATGGGACCTACGAGTTAGTGGGCCACGTTGTCACGGTCAAGGATGGCATCGCGACGCTGGCTGATGGCACCCTTGCTGGCAGCACGGCAACATTGAACCAATGCGTGCGCAATGTCCGTCAGAAGGTTGGAGTGCCATTGCCCGAAGCAGTGAAGATGGCTTCCCTTAATCCAGCCCGTGCAATGGGCTTTTCCGATCGCTTGGGAAGCATCGCTGTGGGCAAAGACGCCAGTTTGTCCGTTATTGATGAACAGGTCAACGTATACATGACCCTGGTCAAGGGGCGGATCGTTTACTCTGGATTTTGA
- a CDS encoding SIS domain-containing protein, whose protein sequence is MSNYTRGAFMRDEIASQDKIWAEIIPLVTKRAEEIKRQLANVDEVICSGCGSGLNAALYAASVLQMQTGLSARAAAAAEIYLFPQNVLLSKRNSLAILISRSGRTTEVIYALEYLQCNGIPVIGITCTEDSPLATKCDLPLILTPARDRAVATTRSFTGMTLAAQLLAAIVADDTTTLEALRRLPTLCQTQLATYHDLGKTLGQRTDLIKYACVGNGPFFGLAREAQLKIKEMALLPVDAYPMLEFRHGPQSTVDRQMLMIAFMSDTAQQEEKHFLRDMKALGGVTWALCDRADGELRGHADYVLELNSGLNELARGLLYMPAIQYMAYYRSLAQGLNPDQPPHLSYWVDTSR, encoded by the coding sequence ATGTCCAATTACACACGCGGCGCATTCATGCGTGACGAAATCGCAAGTCAGGACAAAATCTGGGCGGAGATCATTCCCCTAGTTACCAAGCGCGCAGAAGAAATCAAGAGGCAGCTCGCCAACGTAGATGAAGTGATTTGCAGCGGATGTGGCTCCGGTCTGAACGCCGCGCTTTACGCCGCATCCGTACTGCAAATGCAAACAGGCCTCTCGGCACGTGCTGCTGCAGCAGCAGAGATTTACCTATTTCCCCAAAATGTCTTGCTCAGCAAGCGCAACTCTTTAGCGATACTGATTTCGCGCTCAGGCAGGACTACAGAAGTCATCTATGCTCTGGAGTATTTGCAATGCAATGGCATTCCTGTCATCGGTATTACCTGTACCGAAGATAGCCCATTGGCTACGAAGTGCGACCTGCCTCTAATTCTCACCCCTGCTAGAGATCGCGCCGTGGCTACCACTCGCTCATTCACGGGAATGACACTGGCCGCACAACTGCTTGCCGCGATCGTTGCGGATGACACCACCACCCTCGAAGCATTGCGTCGCTTGCCTACGCTATGCCAGACGCAGTTGGCAACTTATCATGATCTGGGCAAGACACTGGGGCAGCGTACCGATTTAATCAAATATGCCTGCGTTGGTAATGGGCCATTCTTTGGTCTAGCACGGGAAGCCCAACTGAAGATCAAGGAAATGGCGCTGCTGCCCGTTGATGCTTATCCTATGCTCGAATTCCGCCATGGCCCACAATCCACCGTGGATAGGCAGATGTTGATGATAGCATTTATGTCAGATACTGCTCAACAAGAAGAAAAGCATTTCCTGCGCGATATGAAAGCCCTGGGAGGCGTGACCTGGGCTCTTTGCGACCGAGCCGACGGAGAACTGCGAGGGCATGCAGATTATGTGCTGGAATTGAACTCGGGCCTGAATGAACTGGCGCGAGGATTGCTCTACATGCCCGCGATTCAATACATGGCATATTACCGTTCCCTAGCCCAGGGATTGAATCCAGACCAACCACCCCACTTATCCTATTGGGTGGATACATCGCGTTAA
- a CDS encoding MtnX-like HAD-IB family phosphatase, which translates to MALLLNSQVAVLCDFDGTATPCIVIDMLYRRFAAPSCLQMVKLWEQGKISTPEEMRACFATITAGRAEMEHLLDSVPLDPAFPDLVSFCQQQGYPFAIVSDGLTWYIRYILERHGIHHVQVYANEIHFGPDGLHLSFPWYSAESPLRGTSKLAFVRRYKAEGFQVVFIGDGLSDIEVVGAADVLFARASLLDYCREQRIPAMPFSNLSEVLDNLRGSEALNKQRGL; encoded by the coding sequence ATGGCTCTGCTGCTGAATTCCCAAGTGGCCGTGTTGTGCGATTTCGATGGCACAGCAACGCCTTGCATTGTGATTGATATGCTGTATCGCAGATTTGCCGCTCCCTCTTGCCTGCAAATGGTCAAGCTTTGGGAGCAGGGCAAGATCAGCACCCCAGAGGAGATGAGGGCCTGTTTTGCCACTATAACTGCCGGTCGTGCCGAGATGGAGCATCTACTGGACTCGGTTCCTTTGGATCCTGCTTTCCCCGATTTGGTGAGTTTTTGCCAGCAACAAGGTTACCCATTCGCTATTGTCAGCGATGGGCTGACTTGGTATATCCGCTATATCCTCGAACGTCACGGTATCCACCATGTGCAGGTTTATGCCAATGAAATTCACTTTGGACCCGATGGATTGCATTTGTCTTTCCCTTGGTATAGCGCGGAATCTCCATTGCGCGGCACATCCAAATTGGCTTTTGTGCGACGCTATAAAGCAGAGGGTTTTCAGGTCGTGTTTATCGGCGATGGCTTGTCCGATATCGAGGTTGTGGGAGCAGCCGATGTCTTGTTCGCACGAGCAAGTCTATTAGATTATTGCCGTGAGCAACGCATTCCGGCAATGCCTTTCTCGAACTTGTCCGAAGTGCTGGATAACCTTCGTGGCAGCGAGGCATTGAATAAGCAACGAGGGCTCTAG
- a CDS encoding neutral/alkaline non-lysosomal ceramidase N-terminal domain-containing protein: MRKQLLAGAVEVDITPPVGAGFDGYSARQGTSLGVLDPLLAQLLLLKCGEDQIVLISMDLLGVSLDFTQRVRAGIEQAIGVPTHCTMVTCSHTHSGAGGFLPHIPGIHTAPDPDLQRMVERKLVGAAIWAQECLQPARLGVGKGEVEGIGLNRNDPESGVVDHDVVVLRVDDASGQPIAVVMNYGCHPTVLGYQNLFFSADYPGAARAALRSIYPHTVFLYTNGASGDISTRFTRRGQSYDEVERMGRILAGEVLKEMQLIVMQDTVRLGAHVTEVEPKFRCFPSSDEAQRELERLQAELEALKAAGATHGEIRRATTRVEGAMGQAMMAKQLDNVKPRSSQVQLLQIGDLALVGWPGEAFTRTVMEIKQQSKYPYTAVVSYANDYLGYFPDAVSIAEGTYEALISPYGADAAEELRDVALRLLKED; the protein is encoded by the coding sequence ATGAGAAAACAACTTTTAGCAGGAGCGGTGGAGGTGGATATCACTCCCCCGGTGGGCGCGGGCTTTGATGGCTACAGTGCCCGTCAGGGAACCAGCCTAGGTGTCTTGGATCCACTGCTGGCACAACTCTTGCTGCTGAAATGCGGCGAGGATCAGATCGTGCTCATCAGCATGGACCTGTTGGGAGTGAGCCTGGATTTCACTCAGCGGGTGCGCGCAGGCATCGAACAAGCGATCGGAGTGCCGACTCACTGCACGATGGTCACCTGTTCGCATACACACTCGGGGGCTGGAGGATTTTTGCCGCATATACCTGGTATCCATACCGCTCCCGACCCCGACCTTCAGCGGATGGTAGAGCGCAAACTGGTAGGAGCAGCAATCTGGGCTCAAGAGTGCTTACAACCGGCGCGACTGGGCGTTGGGAAGGGTGAGGTAGAGGGCATTGGCCTCAACCGCAATGACCCTGAAAGCGGGGTTGTGGATCATGACGTGGTTGTGCTGCGTGTGGATGATGCCTCCGGTCAGCCTATCGCGGTTGTCATGAATTATGGTTGCCACCCAACAGTGTTGGGTTACCAGAACCTGTTCTTCTCTGCAGACTACCCAGGAGCAGCGCGGGCTGCATTGCGCAGCATTTACCCGCATACTGTTTTCCTGTATACTAACGGAGCTTCGGGAGACATCAGCACGCGCTTTACCAGGCGGGGTCAGTCCTATGACGAAGTAGAGCGTATGGGACGCATCTTGGCTGGCGAGGTGCTCAAAGAGATGCAGCTTATCGTGATGCAGGACACAGTGCGTCTAGGAGCTCATGTCACTGAGGTGGAGCCCAAGTTTCGATGTTTTCCATCCTCCGATGAAGCGCAGCGCGAGTTGGAGCGATTGCAAGCCGAACTGGAAGCGTTAAAAGCAGCCGGGGCAACCCATGGCGAAATTCGTCGTGCCACTACGCGAGTTGAGGGTGCCATGGGCCAAGCAATGATGGCCAAACAACTAGACAATGTCAAGCCACGAAGTAGCCAGGTCCAATTGCTGCAGATAGGCGATCTGGCGCTCGTTGGGTGGCCCGGCGAGGCCTTCACGCGTACCGTGATGGAGATCAAGCAGCAAAGCAAGTATCCATACACGGCGGTGGTCAGTTATGCCAATGACTACTTGGGCTATTTCCCGGATGCTGTCTCGATAGCCGAGGGGACCTACGAAGCGCTCATCAGTCCCTATGGTGCGGATGCTGCCGAGGAGTTGCGTGATGTGGCATTGCGCTTGCTAAAAGAGGACTGA
- a CDS encoding SIS domain-containing protein — translation MEYTKVVQEVLQRIVETQMEQIERAAKIAADAIAQDGILYTFGTGHSHVIAEDVAYRAGGLAPVDAILEPSLTGHSKVWQSEYMERVEGMAEVILNYYGISSKDALVVISNSGRNAAPIEMAAGAKARGVPVIAITSLAHSKGTTSRHSSGKKLYELVDVVIDNCCPKGDCLLHLPGLPVPVGAGSGVAGMFIMHTIIVQTIQNLLERGIQPPVFMSGNLDGSDEYNQALLDRYKGRIKIW, via the coding sequence TTGGAGTATACAAAAGTGGTACAAGAGGTATTGCAGCGGATTGTCGAGACCCAGATGGAGCAGATCGAACGTGCTGCAAAGATCGCTGCCGATGCTATTGCTCAGGATGGCATTCTCTACACCTTCGGCACTGGCCATTCGCATGTCATTGCCGAGGATGTAGCCTACCGTGCTGGAGGGCTGGCCCCTGTAGATGCTATCCTGGAGCCCAGCCTGACTGGGCATTCCAAGGTGTGGCAAAGCGAGTACATGGAACGCGTGGAAGGAATGGCCGAAGTGATCCTGAACTACTATGGCATTTCTTCTAAGGATGCTCTTGTCGTGATTTCCAACTCGGGACGGAATGCTGCTCCCATCGAGATGGCGGCAGGAGCCAAAGCCCGGGGCGTGCCAGTAATCGCTATCACGTCCTTGGCTCATTCCAAAGGGACGACCTCACGCCATTCTAGTGGCAAGAAACTGTACGAATTGGTAGATGTGGTGATAGACAATTGCTGCCCGAAAGGGGATTGCCTGCTCCATCTGCCTGGTTTGCCGGTGCCAGTAGGAGCCGGGTCCGGAGTGGCCGGCATGTTTATCATGCATACCATTATTGTGCAAACTATCCAGAATCTGCTGGAACGCGGCATTCAACCGCCTGTATTCATGAGTGGCAACCTGGATGGCAGCGATGAGTACAACCAGGCGCTCCTAGACCGCTACAAAGGGCGCATCAAGATCTGGTGA